The genomic segment GCCAGCCTCAAAAGCGAAGAGCACCGCCATCGCGAGACCGGAGCGTTCGACGGGAGGCGGGTGCACCGGTCGAAGCGGCGTCCGCATTATGCGCGTCAACCCAGACCCCGAGAGACGCCGACCTGATGCCATCGGATCAGTTACGGCTCTCGGCTTTCACGCACCTTTCGAGAATGGCTGACGCAGGGTGCTGTCGGCGGCCATCACGGCATCCACCGCACGTTCGGCGAGCGCGCGGGCGAGATCATGGGGCAGTCGGCCGCTGCTGGGCAATTGTCTGCTGGTGACGTCATACTGCGCGATGACGGCGGCCACGGCCCTGATCCGATCTTCGCGGCTTGCTTGCGCCTGTTGCACGTCATCTCTCCTGGTGCGGCATCGATCCGAACGGGATTCCGCCTGTGCAACGCCGACGAGAGTGCCTCACAAAACTCTCGATCACCGAGCGTTTTCCCCTTGCCGCGACGAAGGGGCGTTTCAGGAGAGACACCAAGCTAAGGCGCATCGCGCACTGTCCGCTTCTTCGATACCGGAACGGGCTTTTTCTGTCGTCGTGATCGCCGGAGATCTGCACAAGTTGCGGGCTGATTGCGTGTGTCTGCGGCGCCCTTGCGCGGGCCGTGCACACAATCCGTGCATGTTCGATCCGGGGCGTGATGACAGAAAGCCTATCCCGCAAGCGGCTACGATTTCTGCGCGGGCTGCTGATCGCCGAGCCTGAGAAAGCTTGCTGCGAAGGCTTCCGCGCCCTCCTTGGTCAAGCCGGTGACGACGAGGCCCTGTGCGGTGACCGCCCAGAGTCCGT from the Methylorubrum extorquens genome contains:
- a CDS encoding protein of unknown function (Evidence 5 : Unknown function) gives rise to the protein MGQSAAAGQLSAGDVILRDDGGHGPDPIFAACLRLLHVISPGAASIRTGFRLCNADESASQNSRSPSVFPLPRRRGVSGETPS
- a CDS encoding conserved protein of unknown function (Evidence 4 : Unknown function but conserved in other organisms), encoding MVNRKVEFRERAVAEISVLQNGDGLWAVTAQGLVVTGLTKEGAEAFAASFLRLGDQQPAQKS